The Crocosphaera subtropica ATCC 51142 genome includes a window with the following:
- the psbA gene encoding photosystem II q(b) protein codes for MTTTLQQRESVSLWEQFCQWVTSTNNRIYVGWFGTLMIPTLLTATTCFIIAFIAAPPVDIDGIREPVAGSLLYGNNIVSGAVVPSSNAIGLHFYPIWEAASLDEWLYNGGPYQLVIFHFLIGIFCYMGRQWELSYRLGMRPWICVAYSAPVSAATAVFLIYPIGQGSFSDGMPLGISGTFNFMFVFQAEHNILMHPFHMLGVAGVFGGSLFSAMHGSLVTSSLVRETTEIESQNYGYKFGQEEETYNIVAAHGYFGRLIFQYASFNNSRALHFFLGAWPVIGIWFTAMGVSTMAFNLNGFNFNQSILDSQGRVIGTWADVLNRAGIGMEVMHERNAHNFPLDLASAEPVSAPVING; via the coding sequence ATGACTACTACCTTACAACAACGCGAGAGCGTTTCCTTGTGGGAACAGTTTTGTCAGTGGGTGACCAGCACCAACAACCGCATCTATGTCGGTTGGTTCGGTACCTTAATGATCCCCACCCTCTTAACTGCTACCACCTGTTTCATCATTGCTTTCATCGCTGCTCCTCCTGTGGACATCGATGGTATCCGTGAGCCTGTAGCTGGTTCTTTACTCTACGGAAACAACATCGTTTCCGGTGCAGTCGTACCTTCTTCTAATGCTATCGGTTTACACTTCTATCCCATCTGGGAAGCTGCTTCACTTGATGAGTGGCTTTACAATGGCGGTCCTTACCAGTTAGTAATTTTCCACTTCTTAATTGGAATCTTTTGCTACATGGGTCGTCAGTGGGAACTTTCCTACCGTTTAGGAATGCGTCCTTGGATCTGTGTTGCCTACTCTGCACCTGTATCCGCAGCGACCGCAGTATTCTTAATCTACCCCATCGGACAAGGTTCTTTCTCTGATGGTATGCCTTTAGGAATCTCCGGAACCTTCAACTTCATGTTCGTGTTCCAAGCTGAACACAACATCTTGATGCACCCCTTCCATATGTTGGGTGTTGCTGGTGTATTCGGTGGATCTTTATTCTCCGCTATGCACGGTTCCTTAGTAACCTCTTCTTTAGTTCGTGAAACCACTGAAATCGAGTCTCAAAACTACGGTTACAAGTTCGGACAAGAAGAAGAAACCTACAACATCGTAGCTGCTCACGGTTACTTTGGTCGTTTAATCTTCCAATACGCATCCTTCAACAACAGCCGTGCTTTACACTTCTTCTTAGGTGCATGGCCTGTAATCGGTATCTGGTTCACCGCAATGGGTGTATCCACCATGGCTTTCAACTTAAACGGATTTAACTTCAACCAGTCTATCCTTGATTCTCAAGGCCGTGTAATCGGAACCTGGGCTGATGTATTAAACCGTGCAGGAATCGGAATGGAAGTAATGCACGAGCGTAACGCTCACAACTTCCCCTTAGACTTAGCTTCTGCTGAGCCTGTATCTGCTCCTGTAATCAATGGTTAA
- the ltrA gene encoding group II intron reverse transcriptase/maturase, with product MNTESPMYKWNKIPWRKLERETFKLQKRIYRASSRGDVKTVRRLQKLLTKSWAAKCLAVRRVTQDNQGKKTAGVDGVKSLTPKQRLLLVNKLKLGTKVKPTRRVWIPKPGRDEKRPLGIPTMKDRALQGLVKMALEPEWEAKFEPNSYGFRPGRSCHDAIGAIFSAIRLKPKYVLDADIAKCFDKIDHERLLEKINTYPTLRKQIRAWLKADVMDGKKLFPTSEGTPQGGVISPLLANIALHGMESRIKEMAKDIDWRNEKGHLISISARRKSISLIRYADDFVIIHENLTIVQRCREIISEWLIGMGLEIKPSKTRLIHTLQEYEGEKPGFNFLGFNIRQFKSGKHTSGKNTNGKVLGFSTIITPSKESQKIHYAKIKEVIDRHKAQPQAILIKNLNPIIKGWCNYFSIGCPSKVFHRMDYRIYWKLRRWAKRRHPNKGEYWIKKYWQTIGNKNWVFATRSDNNPYTLAEYGSFKSQKYAKVKGETSPYDGNLVYWSTRMGKHPEMPKRTASMLKKQKGKCTHCGLFFKDGDIIELDHIIPKSKGGKDEYKNWQLLHRHCHDKKTRTDGSLKRSGNKTDCNSVIPKQLSNIPSNYRWINDMLVTTY from the coding sequence ATGAACACGGAATCACCGATGTATAAATGGAACAAAATCCCCTGGCGAAAGTTAGAACGGGAAACGTTCAAGTTGCAAAAGCGGATTTACAGAGCGTCTAGTCGTGGAGATGTCAAGACAGTTCGCAGACTCCAAAAACTTCTCACAAAATCCTGGGCTGCAAAATGTTTAGCGGTGCGTCGGGTTACTCAGGATAACCAAGGAAAGAAGACGGCAGGTGTGGATGGTGTTAAATCACTAACCCCAAAGCAACGTCTCTTACTGGTAAATAAACTAAAACTGGGTACAAAGGTCAAGCCCACTCGGAGAGTATGGATTCCGAAACCTGGGAGGGATGAAAAGCGACCTTTAGGAATACCTACCATGAAAGACCGAGCATTGCAGGGACTTGTCAAGATGGCTCTAGAGCCAGAATGGGAAGCCAAATTTGAGCCTAACTCATACGGGTTCAGACCAGGACGCTCATGCCATGATGCCATCGGAGCAATATTCAGCGCAATCAGACTTAAGCCCAAATATGTGCTAGACGCTGATATAGCCAAATGCTTCGATAAAATCGACCATGAACGACTTTTAGAAAAAATAAATACCTATCCTACCCTACGGAAACAAATCCGAGCTTGGCTAAAAGCTGATGTAATGGATGGGAAAAAGTTGTTCCCAACATCTGAAGGTACACCACAAGGCGGAGTTATATCCCCTCTACTGGCTAATATTGCCTTACATGGTATGGAAAGTCGGATAAAAGAAATGGCAAAAGATATAGACTGGAGAAATGAAAAAGGACATCTTATTAGCATTTCAGCCAGACGAAAGTCAATTAGCCTAATACGATACGCCGACGATTTCGTAATCATCCACGAAAATCTTACCATCGTCCAAAGATGCAGAGAGATAATCTCTGAATGGTTAATAGGCATGGGACTAGAGATAAAACCTAGTAAAACCAGATTAATCCATACACTGCAAGAATATGAAGGAGAAAAACCAGGATTTAACTTTCTTGGCTTTAATATCCGACAATTCAAGTCAGGAAAACATACCTCTGGTAAGAACACAAATGGCAAGGTTTTAGGATTTTCTACAATCATAACCCCGTCAAAAGAAAGCCAGAAAATACATTACGCCAAAATAAAAGAGGTAATTGATAGGCATAAAGCCCAACCACAGGCTATTCTAATCAAAAACCTTAACCCTATAATAAAAGGATGGTGTAATTACTTTTCAATTGGATGTCCATCAAAGGTATTTCACCGAATGGATTATCGAATATACTGGAAACTCAGAAGATGGGCAAAGAGAAGACATCCCAATAAAGGCGAATACTGGATCAAAAAGTATTGGCAAACAATAGGGAATAAAAACTGGGTATTCGCTACAAGAAGTGACAACAATCCATATACACTTGCTGAATACGGCTCCTTTAAGAGCCAAAAATACGCAAAAGTCAAAGGAGAAACAAGTCCCTACGACGGCAACCTAGTTTACTGGAGTACAAGAATGGGTAAACATCCTGAGATGCCTAAGCGAACAGCATCGATGCTCAAAAAGCAAAAAGGGAAATGTACCCACTGCGGATTGTTCTTTAAAGATGGAGACATCATAGAGTTAGACCATATCATCCCTAAGTCGAAAGGCGGAAAAGATGAATACAAAAATTGGCAACTTCTCCATCGACACTGCCATGACAAAAAGACCCGAACAGACGGAAGTCTGAAAAGGTCTGGTAACAAAACTGACTGTAATAGTGTCATACCAAAACAACTATCTAACATCCCATCGAACTACAGATGGATAAACGATATGCTTGTGACGACGTACTAA
- a CDS encoding transposase family protein — MPKAEDIIDVVIGKPGPTSDINICRQTLNKFKINQTFSADKAYIGETQIITPHKKTKKRELTEAQIKENKALSSNRIFVEHLIRVVKVFKVVQERFRLHKSRYKSVLLTVCGLVRLRISSLILKIIESSQSGEVIDVIMSHSFMSKLELIPSTPY, encoded by the coding sequence TTGCCAAAAGCTGAAGATATTATTGATGTAGTAATTGGAAAACCTGGGCCGACAAGTGACATTAACATCTGTCGGCAAACTTTAAATAAATTCAAGATAAACCAAACTTTTAGTGCTGATAAAGCCTACATTGGAGAGACTCAAATTATCACTCCGCATAAAAAAACTAAGAAAAGAGAATTAACTGAAGCTCAAATAAAAGAAAATAAAGCTTTATCATCTAATCGGATTTTTGTTGAGCATTTAATTCGAGTTGTCAAAGTATTTAAAGTAGTTCAAGAAAGATTTCGCTTACATAAGAGTCGATATAAATCGGTTTTGTTAACCGTTTGTGGATTAGTTCGGTTGAGAATTAGTTCCTTGATTTTGAAAATAATAGAATCCTCCCAATCTGGAGAGGTAATTGACGTTATAATGAGCCATAGTTTTATGTCCAAATTAGAGTTAATTCCTTCAACCCCTTATTAA
- a CDS encoding helix-turn-helix domain-containing protein: METYTWSYLKKYPKQTKRLLGIDDNQLEQLIALGKLLHQKKKEENEKTKIRINQPGAGSPSLLAEEEQIVLTLVYLRHNISFQLLGLLFQVSESTAHNIFTYWQTLFEGELPPSLLEQIKKFQEEKEIVLEMLTDYELIVDSAEQAIERPSDYQEQKKYYCGATPAIRNRLGNAHQETG, from the coding sequence ATGGAAACTTACACTTGGAGCTATCTAAAAAAATATCCTAAACAAACCAAAAGATTATTAGGAATTGATGACAATCAATTGGAACAATTGATTGCTCTAGGGAAGCTTCTTCATCAGAAAAAAAAAGAAGAGAACGAAAAAACAAAAATTAGAATTAATCAACCTGGTGCGGGAAGTCCATCTTTATTAGCAGAAGAAGAACAAATTGTTCTAACGTTAGTTTATTTAAGACATAATATAAGTTTTCAACTCTTAGGACTACTTTTTCAAGTAAGTGAGTCAACGGCTCATAATATTTTTACTTATTGGCAAACACTTTTTGAAGGAGAGTTACCACCAAGTTTATTAGAACAAATAAAAAAGTTTCAAGAAGAAAAAGAAATAGTTCTTGAAATGTTAACTGATTATGAATTGATTGTAGACAGCGCAGAACAGGCTATTGAAAGACCTTCAGATTATCAAGAACAAAAAAAATATTATTGCGGTGCGACCCCGGCGATTCGTAATCGCCTAGGGAACGCGCACCAAGAGACAGGGTAA